ACCAATATGCAAACGatttttcctcttttgcATACAATTCCATTTGAAAGCCCGAGAAAACGATTTCACGGATGTCAGATAGTCGCCACAGAAGGGCGGCATCGGGTAGGTGATTGAGAATATGCCCTCGCGGAAGACCCTAGAGTATGAGCATTAATCTCCGTCAATACAAGGCCCATGTCCACGTAAAGGTACACCCACCTCGAGGTCGGTGTTGTCTCTAATCTGCAATAGAATGTCATACAATGCATGCCACTCTATTAGCAATTTCATAAAATGCCGACGTTTCCTCGGGGGGTTATTCCACAACGCTCTGATACGTGGTGTGATAAGCTACATGAAAATGGGGTGAGCAAGAGGCCTATTTACCATGTAGAACAGGTTATACCTTATACAGTGTCCGTTCCGCCTTCTTGAAAAATGTTTCCGCCTCAGTTCCTTTCCACCTTATCGTGACCAATGACTTTATGGCGTCGTATTTGACTCCAACCGTTTCGAAGAAAAACCGGTTGATCATCCATTCAAATGAGTATTTGTTGAGGATCAAAACGCCGTCGTAGAATGTCGTCTGTTGATATTAGTAAGAATAaacctttttctcttttgaaTTCTCTTTTGAAACATACCTGCAATAACGATCTTACATATGGTGTGGTTGGAGGGGGTTGCGCTAACCAGGATTTCAGGTTCCCTACGATCTGAAAAAATTCATTCTATTAAGTCATACATTATTCAGCTAGAGGACGGCTTACCTCCCACGCGGTTATTTGGTCGAAGGTTTCCAATAAACCAACTTCGTATAGACCGTCGAGTAAACGATACAAGCTTTTGTAAGTGTCTTCAATGGATGGCGGAGTAACAATACGAATAGGTGTCGCAGTCTGTAGGCGTCTGCCGATGTACGGATCGAAAGCAAGTTGAGCTGGAGACCCAGGTTCACAGTCCGGTGATGGATTTGATTTGACTGTATGAAGATGATCTCTGGCGAGTAACAGAAGCCTCTGGAACTCAAACCGATCTTGGCTAGGTATGGTGCTCATGACTTGAAGCATGGTCTGAAAGACGTCTAAGATATTATGCCGCGTAGGTACTTTCATAACTAACCTTTCGAAGAAGCAATCGAGCTCTGAGCGCGTTTTTCCACGTTATGGGCACTGTATTGAATGGTTATCATCGAAGATCGAGCTAGAACGTAAATGAAACTTGCAAGAAGATTCAAGCAGCCAGATAATCGAATCATCGAGTTTGGTGATTATGTGGTGAGTAGGCATGCCCTCAAGGAGACTGACTTCACACTTGTCGCTTTGCCAATCTTCTGTCTGCCAACATTTAGACGCATATATGGAGAAACGAAAGGCGATTGAGACGAACATCGTACATCCCGCCTCTTGCAAGCTCCCTCCAAGTAAGATCGCAGCATTTTAAGAGCCCCTGAACGGCGGATCGTAGAACGATTGTAATAAGTTCTATAGGCCGGGCGGGGTCAACATTGGCGGTGTTCCGCACTAACACGTCAGGATCAATATCTCGTATGTGGTGAACATAAAGGAGGGTGTGGACGGTATGGGCTAAGAAGTTTCCGGCGTGAAATTCCAACTAAAACAATTCATGAATTGAACTCGATGTTTTGTGCAAAGAAATGCGAGCATACCTCAAACGCCAGCGCTTTGTCCAGTATCCAGCAAACCTCCTCTGGTAGCAAAGGTTTCAGAGGGTCAAAAGGCGGTCTTAGTTGCTCCTGCACGACTAGTCCGCTGTCTAATCGAGGCTCGCCAATCTATACGGAACGTTGGTAAACATTCAATCGCAAGTTCTTTTGAAAGCGCTTCACCTCAAGGGCACTCATGGCATCTTGCAACGTGAAGTTCTCCATGAAGAGTAGGTTGTCAGGCTCCAACTCTAcagttttttcttctttggtaAGATGGTCTTAAACAATAAGAAAGCAACACGCACCAGCAGAGGCCTCGAGAAAAAGACTGGTGACATCTTGAAAGGCGTACTCAGCGCCTGGTAGTTCACATTCGATCGGAATGACATCTGCCATATCCTTGGCCTATGCAAGGACCAGGAAGAGCACCCGAGGACTATCGTCTTGATGGTGGTTCGGAATAAATCATGGTTATGTTTGGGCATCGCATCACTGCACAAGACAGTCTGAAAATGGGTTGTGGCTGTGTGAAAATGTTCTCAAAAGCCTTTTACTCGTCGCGTCTCCGTTGTTTGACCCGACGACGACACTCACGATGGTACTCTTCGTTGCCCGACGCAGCTCCGGTGCCCAGCAAAGGGCGCGTTATCTTCTCTGGGATTCAACCAACTGGCATCGTACATGTCCGTCAGTTTCGTTGCTTTATGCTGTATCTTATTCACA
This Psilocybe cubensis strain MGC-MH-2018 chromosome 3, whole genome shotgun sequence DNA region includes the following protein-coding sequences:
- a CDS encoding N-alpha-acetyltransferase 35, NatC auxiliary subunit, producing MADVIPIECELPGAEYAFQDVTSLFLEASAEEKTVELEPDNLLFMENFTLQDAMSALEIGEPRLDSGLVVQEQLRPPFDPLKPLLPEEVCWILDKALAFELEFHAGNFLAHTVHTLLYVHHIRDIDPDVLVRNTANVDPARPIELITIVLRSAVQGLLKCCDLTWRELARGGMYDVQDWQSDKCEVSLLEGMPTHHIITKLDDSIIWLLESSCNAHNVEKRAQSSIASSKVMSTIPSQDRFEFQRLLLLARDHLHTVKSNPSPDCEPGSPAQLAFDPYIGRRLQTATPIRIVTPPSIEDTYKSLYRLLDGLYEVGLLETFDQITAWEIVGNLKSWLAQPPPTTPYVRSLLQTTFYDGVLILNKYSFEWMINRFFFETVGVKYDAIKSLVTIRWKGTEAETFFKKAERTLKRRHFMKLLIEWHALYDILLQIRDNTDLEGLPRGHILNHLPDAALLWRLSDIREIVFSGFQMELYAKEEKSFAYWYAAQVIDKHLACLDDLLPVVDDGSSVHNEMLFQIQFLTALQSLCTASFVVSLPLTSFDWTRTKPTFFRRYKWAFKLEYEVFSSVPVAQPELHEFIRTCAHILQNGNPVPVEPVHLAKSILTDLVKSNNVGGWAGLWARERVQLIQNLLSVCDNLAGLPSTAEEMEDFRPMNLKWDPEYHPWFPSLSQPQQPHSGKVNGNGFCMKDPES